The nucleotide window CGTCCACATTGATAACCAGTAAAACtaagaaacagaaaattaacATAAATCATCAGAACCACATACAGCTAAAGCATCATAATGAAGCCCATCATAGATCAGCAGAGCCCTTTCGGAATACTTCTTCTCCTGTCAACAGTACCCAATACAAAAATGAGCATAAACATTCAGAAATGGAAAGCTGACAAGATTAATATACACGAGAACTCACTACTAATGCTAACCTGACCATACAGATCACAACGTGTAGTTTGAATATCATATGCTGCAATTTCACGCCCATAATAATCTGCTAAAATTGAAAGCTCTATGGCACCTGTACAACAGATTTCAAATTAACATTCAGCAAGCGAAATCTGATGGTATCCCAGTGCTGGATTGGGACAGAGAAGTCAAcaatagaagaaaaacattTGAAGTTAATCTTATAGACAAGTGGCTACACAAACTATTTCTTGAACCGTCAAGGCACAAAAACGTTGTCAAATATATCAACAATGTTCCAATACTGTAGAAGAAGACATAAGCCAGTATTGTATAATTAAGGTTTAGATACTTAGTTGGCTATCAGAAATAACCAAAACTTTCACAGGAAAAGCTTTTCATTTTGCATTTTGTTTGGTAACCAATTATCATATACGTGGGAAAAggaaagtttatttatttttaacagaCCTCCCCACTTCTCAGAGTCAAGAATCCAAGCACAATACTCTTCATTTGGTTTACCGAGAAATGCTTCAGAATACTTAGTTGGATCACTTGCTACTGTTGCTGCTATAACCTTCACATCATGGATGACCACAAAATGATCAGGATGTATCGCACTTATGCATGCTTAATACAAACATGGAGCTACATAAGGACAAAAACTCATGGTTTATCTATTGTTGTGAACTTTTAATCTCTGAATGTTCATATACCTGTCTCAACTCAGGAGCTTTTTTCTTGTCATGGTCCATAACATACCTACAAATGAAGGGTGACTATTGAATAGAAAAATTGACCTTAAATGACGCAGCTCAGTTCATTGCAAAAGACAATGGATAGAATAGAAGGTTGTATTGGAGCTTACCCAACCGCATTGAAGAGGCAACTATTGTCTGAGGGAATAACCCTTCTTACTACAATACCttccatattttaaa belongs to Prunus persica cultivar Lovell chromosome G4, Prunus_persica_NCBIv2, whole genome shotgun sequence and includes:
- the LOC18779283 gene encoding ubiquitin thioesterase OTU1; translation: MEGIVVRRVIPSDNSCLFNAVGYVMDHDKKKAPELRQVIAATVASDPTKYSEAFLGKPNEEYCAWILDSEKWGGAIELSILADYYGREIAAYDIQTTRCDLYGQEKKYSERALLIYDGLHYDALAMSPFEGAPEEFDQTIFAVKDSTIGPVEGLALNLVKEQQSKRRYTDTANFTLRCGVCQLGLVGQKEAVEHARATGHVNFQEYR